The Triticum urartu cultivar G1812 unplaced genomic scaffold, Tu2.1 TuUngrouped_contig_373, whole genome shotgun sequence genome has a window encoding:
- the LOC125527381 gene encoding protein RADIALIS-like 3: MSSGSRSSSRGGANPEWSKKENKLFEDALAYYGEGTPDRWLKVSRAMGGTKTADEVRRHYEILDSDIKLIDSGRVPFPKYNTQGQGAWN; this comes from the coding sequence ATGTCTTCTGGGTCGAGGAGCTCATCCCGCGGCGGCGCCAACCCGGAGTGGAGCAAGAAAGAGAATAAGCTGTTCGAGGATGCACTCGCCTACTACGGCGAGGGCACGCCCGACCGCTGGCTCAAGGTGTCCCGCGCCATGGGCGGCACCAAGACGGCCGACGAGGTGCGCCGCCACTACGAGATCCTTGATAGCGACATCAAGCTGATCgactccggcagggtccctttcCCCAAGTACAACACCCAGGGCCAGGGGGCTTGGAACTGA